A single region of the Eulemur rufifrons isolate Redbay chromosome 8, OSU_ERuf_1, whole genome shotgun sequence genome encodes:
- the MYCL gene encoding protein L-Myc, whose translation MCVCAGCRAAPSGQGAGTLQVAGGGREGADMDFDSYQHYFYDYDCGEDFYRSTAPSEDIWKKFELVPSPPTSPPWGSGPGAGDLAPAIGPPEPWPGGGAGDEGESRGHSKACGRNYASIIRRDCMWSGFSARERLERAVSDRLAAGAPRGNPPKAPTAPDCSPSLEAGTPAPAAPCPLGEPKTQACSGSESPSDSEGEEIDVVTVEKRQSLGIRKPVTITVRADPLDPCMKHFHIAIHQQQHNYAARFPPESCSQEGAPERDPQEEALEGDAPEEKEDEEDEEIVSPLPAENEAPQSCHPKPVSSDTEDVTKRKNHNFLERKRRNDLRSRFLALRDQVPTLASCSKAPKVVILSKALEYLQALVGAEKRMATEKRQLRCRQQQLQKRIAYLSGY comes from the exons ATGTGCGTGTGTGCGGGCTGCCGGGCTGCCCCGAGCGGGCAGGGAGCCGGTACGCTCCAGGTGGCGGGCGGCGGGCGCGAG GGAGCGGACATGGACTTCGACTCGTACCAGCACTATTTCTACGACTATGACTGCGGGGAGGATTTCTACCGATCCACGGCGCCCAGCGAGGACATCTGGAAGAAATTCGAGCTGGTGCCGTCGCCCCCCACGTCGCCGCCTTGGGGCTCGGGTCCCGGCGCCGGGGACCTGGCTCCTGCGATTGGTCCCCCGGAGCCGTGGCCCGGAGGGGGCGCAGGGGACGAGGGGGAATCTCGGGGCCACTCGAAAGCTTGTGGCAGGAACTACGCCTCCATCATTCGTCGTGACTGCATGTGGAGCGGCTTCTCCGCCCGGGAACGGCTGGAGAGAGCTGTGAGCGACCGGCTGGCTGCTGGCGCGCCCCGAGGGAACCCGCCCAAGGCGCCCACCGCCCCGGACTGCAGTCCCAGCCTCGAAGCCGGCACCCCGGCACCCGCCGCCCCCTGTCCGCTGGGCGAGCCCAAGACCCAGGCCTGCTCGGGATCCGAGAGCCCAAGTGACTCGG AGGGTGAAGAAATCGACGTTGTGACAGTAGAGAAGAGACAGTCCCTGGGTATACGGAAGCCTGTGACCATCACGGTGCGAGCGGACCCCCTGGACCCCTGCATGAAACACTTCCACATCGCCATCCACCAGCAGCAGCACAACTATGCAGCCCGTTTTCCTCCAGAAAGCTGCTCCCAGGAAGGCGCTCCAGAGAGGGATCCCCAAGAAGAGGCTCTGGAGGGAGATGCTccagaggagaaggaagatgaggaggatgaagagattGTGAGCCCCCTGCCTGCAGAAAACGAGGCTCCCCAGTCCTGCCACCCTAAACCTGTCAGTTCTGATACTGAGGACGTGACCAAGAGGAAGAACCACAATTTCCTGGAGCGCAAAAGGCGGAATGACCTGCGTTCACGGTTCTTGGCCCTGAGGGACCAGGTACCCACCCTGGCCAGCTGCTCTAAGGCCCCCAAAGTAGTGATCCTAAGCAAGGCCTTGGAATACTTGCAAGCCCTGGTGGGGGCCGAGAAGAGGATGGCGACGGAGAAAAGGCAGCTTCGATGCCGGCAACAGCAATTGCAGAAAAGAATTGCATACCTCAGTGGCTACTAA